In a single window of the Verrucomicrobiales bacterium genome:
- a CDS encoding undecaprenyl-diphosphate phosphatase produces MPDWIAVIILGIIEGLTEFLPVSSTGHLLIAERWIHAGVTKTELFKVVIQCGAVMAVLVVFSKRARELLLSSREPATRLYLLKLGWAFGITAAGGFILKKVLHWKLPETVFPVAMATLIGGIVILVIERWLRGRPTVAEVSWAAATAVGCAQLLAATCPGTSRSGACILFALALGISRPAATEFSFLVGIPTMFAASGLEVLSELKSGSSLTSSDWWLVGLGTLISAISAFLVVRWLLRFVQSHTFVGFGWYRIILGTILIVWLGRSA; encoded by the coding sequence ATGCCTGACTGGATTGCTGTTATCATTCTGGGGATCATCGAGGGTTTGACCGAGTTCCTTCCGGTCTCCTCGACCGGCCACCTGCTGATCGCGGAACGTTGGATCCATGCCGGGGTCACCAAAACCGAGCTGTTCAAAGTGGTGATCCAATGCGGCGCGGTGATGGCGGTGCTGGTCGTCTTTTCCAAGCGAGCGCGGGAGCTGCTGCTCTCCAGCCGGGAGCCGGCCACGCGGTTGTACCTGCTGAAGCTGGGTTGGGCTTTCGGGATCACCGCCGCTGGAGGCTTCATTCTCAAGAAAGTTCTTCACTGGAAGCTGCCGGAGACAGTTTTTCCGGTGGCGATGGCTACGTTGATTGGTGGGATCGTGATTCTGGTGATCGAGCGTTGGTTGCGTGGGCGTCCCACTGTCGCCGAGGTAAGTTGGGCGGCGGCCACGGCTGTCGGTTGTGCTCAGTTGCTGGCGGCGACTTGTCCGGGAACTTCGCGCTCCGGAGCTTGCATCCTGTTCGCCTTGGCGCTGGGCATCAGTCGTCCGGCCGCTACCGAGTTCTCCTTTCTGGTCGGGATTCCCACCATGTTCGCCGCCAGCGGACTTGAGGTCCTGAGTGAGCTCAAGAGCGGCAGCTCCTTGACGAGCTCGGACTGGTGGCTCGTGGGACTTGGGACTTTGATCTCAGCCATTTCCGCCTTCCTGGTTGTGCGCTGGCTGTTGCGCTTCGTGCAGTCACACACGTTCGTTGGATTCGGATGGTATCGGATCATCCTCGGCACCATCCTTATCGTGTGGCTGGGGCGTTCCGCCTGA
- a CDS encoding YjbQ family protein has product MKQAFFEITLRTQGRGFTEITPQVQGHLDDCSLTTGLATLFIQHTSASLLIQENADPDVRGDLERFFERLVPDGDPLFVHTAEGDDDMAAHLRTALTTVQLSIPIRSGRMCLGTWQGIYVWEHRTAPHSRRVAIHFLGE; this is encoded by the coding sequence ATGAAACAGGCTTTTTTCGAGATCACCCTCCGGACTCAAGGCCGGGGGTTCACCGAGATCACCCCGCAGGTCCAGGGTCACCTGGACGACTGCAGCCTCACTACCGGGCTGGCGACCTTGTTTATTCAGCACACCTCGGCCTCTCTCCTTATCCAAGAGAATGCCGATCCTGATGTGCGCGGGGACCTGGAACGGTTTTTTGAACGGCTGGTTCCGGACGGGGATCCGCTTTTCGTTCATACCGCAGAAGGCGATGACGACATGGCAGCCCATCTTCGGACGGCCTTAACTACTGTTCAGCTCTCCATCCCGATTCGATCGGGAAGGATGTGTCTTGGCACCTGGCAGGGGATTTATGTGTGGGAGCACCGGACCGCTCCGCACTCCCGCCGAGTGGCCATCCATTTCCTGGGAGAGTAG